The DNA sequence AAGGCGGGTGAACCGAGCTGGCCGTCACCGTGGGGCAATGGCCGCCCGGGGTGGCATATCGAGTGTTCAGCGATGAACTGCAAACAACTGGGCGAGCATTTTGATATTCACGGCGGCGGATCGGATTTGATGTTCCCGCATCATGAAAATGAAATTGCCCAGTCTACCTGCGCGCATGGCGGGGATTACGTCAACTACTGGATGCACTCCGGCATGGTGATGGTTGACCGGGAGAAAATGTCCAAATCGCTGAACAATTTCTTCACGGTGCGCGATGTGCTACAGCACTATGATGCGGAAACTATTCGTTATTTCCTGATTTCTGGCCATTATCGCAGTCAACTGAACTACACCGAAGAGAATCTCCGGCAGGCGCGCGCCTCGCTGGAGCGCTTATATACTGCGTTACGCGGCACCGACGTCACGTCAGCAGCGGCGGGTGGCGAGGAATTTGAGCGCCGTTTCCGCACGGCGATGGATGACGATTTCAATACGCCGGAAGCCTATTCGGTGTTGTTTGATATGGCGCGCGAAGTCAACCGTCTGAAAACGGAAGATGTCGCGGCAGCCAGTGGCCTCGCGGCGGCATTGCGCCAGTTGGCTGGCGTACTCGGCTTGCTGGCACAAGAGCCGGAAGCGTTCTTGCAGCAAGGCGCTCAGGCTGATGACGGCGAAGTCAAAGAGATTGAGGCGCTAATTAAGCAGCGTAATGACGCACGTCAGGCGAAAGACTGGGCGCTGGCAGATGCTGCGCGTAACCGATTGACGGAAATGGGCATTGTGCTGGAAGACGGTGCGCAGGGGACTATCTGGCGGCGTAAATAAGGCGATGATATCCAGGTGATGCATGTTCTGCCTTACCGGTCTTCGCCTCATAACAAGAATCTGTATTTAGCGTATTAAGAACAAAAAGTGCATAAAAAGGCCCGTTTACGGGCCTTTTTACGTTTCTGACGGTTGTCAGTGACGGCATGCTGTCACTGACAGAGTGCGGCGTTACGCCTGAACGGTCACGCTTTGTCCATTAAAACGCACCACCTGACCGGCGATGATTTTACAGCGCTTGCGCGTTTCGGTCTGGCCGTCAACCGTCACACCGCCTGCGGCTATCGCCAGTTTGGCGCTAGCGCCGCTGTCGCTCCAGCCCTGTAATTTCAGCAGATCGCACAGTTCAACGTGCGGGTGTTTGTCGAGGTGAAAAATGCTCATGTATTAGGCCTGAGTAGAGGTATCGTGATATTCCTCGCATGCTTGCAAGGTGTTTTGAATCAGCGTGGCGACCGTCATCGGGCCGACACCGCCGGGAACCGGTGTAATATACCCTGCGCGCTGCTGCGCTTCATCGAATTTAACGTCGCCCACCACTTTGCCATTTTCCAGCCGGTTGATGCCGACATCAATAACGATAGCGCCGGGTTTGATCCACTCACCGGGAATAAACCCAGGCTTACCGACCGCCACCACCAGCAGATCGGCATGCTCGACATGGTGACGCAGGTCTTTGGTAAAACGGTGGGTGACGGTCGTGGTGCATCCCGCCAACAGCAGTTCCATACTCATCGGGCGGCCAACAATATTGGATGCGCCGACCACAACCGCATTCAGGCCGAACATATTGATGTTGTAACGCTCAAGCAGCGTTACGATGCCGCGTGGCGTGCAAGGGCGCAGCAGCGGCGCGCGCTGGCACAGGCGGCCAACGTTATAAGGGTGGAAACCATCCACGTCTTTATCGGCGGCAATGCGCTCAATCACTTTGGTGTTATCGATTCCCGCAGGCAGAGGCAATTGCACCAGAATGCCATCGATGGCGGCATCGGCATTCAGCTCATCGATCAAGGCCAGTAACTCGGGTTCAGTGGTGCTCGCCGGAAAGTCATAAGAGCGGGAAACAAACCCGACTTCTTCACACACTTTGCGTTTGCTGGCGACATAAATCTGTGACGCCGGGTTATCACCAACCAGCACAACCGCCAGTCCGGGCGCGCGTTTTCCTTCAGCCAGGCGCTGGGTGACGCGAGCAGCAACTTCGTCTTTTACCTGCTGCGCAATCGTTTTACCATCAATAATTTTTGCAACCATGTACAGAAAATCCATCATTTTAATGCGAGGGGAATGGCGCCTATTTTGGCAGAAGCTGTGCGGGCTGTCAGGCTTTGTCTCGTGATTAATTACGCGGTTTGTTTGAATGACCGGGCTGCCAGCGCCGTCTGAACGCGTATTTTAACACCCGATTGCCCTGTGACTTGATGCGTGCCGTTTCCAGCAATCGATAAACAGGCGACAAAAAAGATGTGGCGGACGACGTGCGATTGATGCCATGTCGCGAATTTTTCCGAATAGGCGCAATCGGGTAACTATACTTGAAATGGTGGTAACTGCCTGTCATTTAGACGGATGTACTCCTTTAGATGAAATGTCAGTTTCCTTTTAAAGGGGTACAGTTCTCGCCTTTTCGTGACGATAAAACATTAAGTGACCTAATGGCCCGTTAACCGCTTGACGATAGTGGCCGTTATTGGAATTTCCCCATTCTGGGGCAAAACAGGGGTGATACATGCTTGGATTTTCCTCTCTTTCCATCCGTTATAAATTTGCGCTGGCATTGATGCCGCTTTTGTTCGCATTGTTGTGGTTTGCAGCGCTGGGCGCGCTGGAGCGGCGTCATGTTGAACAGGACATGGCGCAGTTTGCGACGCAACTCATCCTGGCTCAACGCGCGGGTAATGCTGTACATGAGTTGCAGCGCGAACGCGGTATGAGTGCCGGTTACATTGGCAGTAAAGGTCAAAAATTCGCCGAACAGCTGCGTGAGCAGCGTGGCGTGACCGATAAAGCGCTGGCGGCGTTCTGGCAGAGCGCGTCGTCGGTTTCATCGGGCGGCGAGCTCGCGCCGCGTTTGCAGCGTTTACAACCGCGCTTGCAGGGGGTGCCATCACTGCGTACCCAAATAGAGGGGTTCTCCATTCCGGCAACTCAGGCGGTCGG is a window from the Dickeya lacustris genome containing:
- the ybcJ gene encoding ribosome-associated protein YbcJ translates to MSIFHLDKHPHVELCDLLKLQGWSDSGASAKLAIAAGGVTVDGQTETRKRCKIIAGQVVRFNGQSVTVQA
- the folD gene encoding bifunctional methylenetetrahydrofolate dehydrogenase/methenyltetrahydrofolate cyclohydrolase FolD, which produces MVAKIIDGKTIAQQVKDEVAARVTQRLAEGKRAPGLAVVLVGDNPASQIYVASKRKVCEEVGFVSRSYDFPASTTEPELLALIDELNADAAIDGILVQLPLPAGIDNTKVIERIAADKDVDGFHPYNVGRLCQRAPLLRPCTPRGIVTLLERYNINMFGLNAVVVGASNIVGRPMSMELLLAGCTTTVTHRFTKDLRHHVEHADLLVVAVGKPGFIPGEWIKPGAIVIDVGINRLENGKVVGDVKFDEAQQRAGYITPVPGGVGPMTVATLIQNTLQACEEYHDTSTQA
- the cysS gene encoding cysteine--tRNA ligase, with translation MLKIFNTLSRQKEEFKPIHAGKVGMYVCGITVYDLCHIGHGRTFVAFDVVSRYLRYLGYDVKYVRNITDIDDKIIKRATENGETIDQLTGRMIAEMHTDFNALNILPPDEEPRATHHITDIIELVEKLIARRHAYVAQNGDVMFSVDSAPGYGVLSRQDLEQLKAGARVEITEVKRNPMDFVLWKMSKAGEPSWPSPWGNGRPGWHIECSAMNCKQLGEHFDIHGGGSDLMFPHHENEIAQSTCAHGGDYVNYWMHSGMVMVDREKMSKSLNNFFTVRDVLQHYDAETIRYFLISGHYRSQLNYTEENLRQARASLERLYTALRGTDVTSAAAGGEEFERRFRTAMDDDFNTPEAYSVLFDMAREVNRLKTEDVAAASGLAAALRQLAGVLGLLAQEPEAFLQQGAQADDGEVKEIEALIKQRNDARQAKDWALADAARNRLTEMGIVLEDGAQGTIWRRK